In one Corallococcus sp. EGB genomic region, the following are encoded:
- a CDS encoding D-alanine--D-alanine ligase, with protein MGKRVGVLMGGWGEEREISLKTGEAVVAALEALGHTVTRVFAGPGLDRALRAADIDVAFIALHGRMGEDGRVQGLLELLEIPYTGSGVLASALAMDKPMAKKLFQLHNLASPRGYRVAREDAERALELHGDSGFPCVVKPAKGGSSVGLSVVHDAGALVPAVAQACRYGGEALVERFIQGQEVTVGILGDCVLGSCEVSYPREGFDYEAKYKGGGAQYFLPPRLSDTRRVNVESLALAAYRALGCRGYGRVDLMCSDTENDVVLEVNTLPGFTPTSLLPKIAARAGLDFPVLVQGVLELATRDESHVAEGLPLAPMVPVPLRAAR; from the coding sequence ATGGGCAAGCGCGTGGGAGTGCTGATGGGCGGGTGGGGCGAGGAGCGGGAGATTTCGCTCAAGACAGGGGAGGCCGTGGTGGCGGCCCTGGAGGCCCTGGGGCACACCGTCACCCGCGTCTTCGCGGGCCCCGGCCTGGACCGGGCGCTGCGCGCGGCGGACATCGACGTGGCCTTCATCGCGCTGCACGGCCGCATGGGCGAGGACGGCCGCGTGCAGGGCCTGCTGGAGCTGCTGGAGATTCCGTACACCGGCTCCGGCGTGCTCGCCTCCGCGCTGGCCATGGACAAGCCCATGGCGAAGAAGCTCTTCCAGCTTCACAACCTGGCCTCGCCCCGGGGCTACCGGGTGGCCCGGGAGGACGCGGAGCGCGCGCTGGAGCTGCACGGCGACAGCGGCTTCCCCTGCGTGGTCAAGCCCGCGAAGGGCGGCTCGTCCGTGGGCCTGTCCGTGGTGCATGACGCCGGGGCGCTGGTGCCCGCGGTGGCCCAGGCGTGCCGCTACGGCGGGGAGGCCCTGGTGGAGCGCTTCATCCAGGGCCAGGAGGTGACCGTGGGCATCCTCGGCGACTGCGTGCTGGGCAGCTGCGAGGTGTCCTACCCGCGCGAGGGCTTCGACTACGAGGCGAAGTACAAGGGCGGCGGCGCCCAGTACTTCCTCCCGCCCCGGCTGTCCGACACCCGCCGCGTCAACGTGGAGTCGCTCGCGCTCGCGGCGTACCGCGCCCTGGGCTGCCGGGGCTACGGCCGCGTGGACCTGATGTGCTCCGACACGGAGAACGACGTCGTCCTGGAGGTGAACACCCTGCCGGGCTTCACCCCGACCAGCCTCCTGCCGAAGATCGCCGCCCGCGCGGGCCTGGACTTCCCGGTGCTGGTGCAGGGCGTGCTGGAGCTCGCCACCCGCGACGAGTCCCACGTCGCGGAGGGCCTGCCCCTCGCGCCCATGGTGCCCGTGCCCCTGCGCGCGGCCCGCTAG
- a CDS encoding cellulose synthase family protein, whose amino-acid sequence MTTVEIIFLAVYFCLLSVLGVYGSHRYRMAFLYYRHKFKLPTPNGTLKALPRVTIQLPIFNEMYVVERLVESVCRIDYPRELLEIQVLDDSTDETCAIARACVERHRQKGHDIVYIHRVNRQGFKAGALENGLKLASGEYVAVFDADFVPSPDFLMRTVPFFADAKVGMVQVRWGHLNREFSILTQAQSIFLDGHFIIEHTARNRAGCFFNFNGTAGIWRRSTIADAGGWQHDTLTEDLDLSYRAQLKGWQFVFLPEVISPAEVPVDMNAFKSQQHRWAKGSIQTAKKLLPTILKSDLPLLVKREAFFHLTNNMAYLLMVLLSVLMPISMVVRFQHGLYGTLFLDLPFFITATASVCVFYVAAQRERGVKGWERFKYLPFLMSLGIGLAINNAKAVGEALLNQQSGFARTPKTGAEGKSVKAVKKSYRGSKTLMPVVELLFAAYFTGALWFAIDARIYTSVPFIILFLAGFLYVGVSSLMQGLAGRAKVAEAAPAVASSEEQPRQAA is encoded by the coding sequence ATGACCACCGTCGAGATCATCTTCCTGGCAGTCTACTTCTGCCTGCTGAGCGTGCTGGGGGTCTACGGCTCTCACCGCTACCGCATGGCGTTCCTGTATTACCGCCACAAGTTCAAGCTGCCGACCCCCAACGGCACGCTGAAGGCGCTGCCCAGGGTCACCATCCAGCTGCCCATCTTCAACGAGATGTACGTGGTGGAGCGCCTGGTGGAGTCGGTGTGCCGCATCGACTACCCGCGCGAGCTGCTGGAGATCCAGGTGCTGGACGACTCCACGGACGAGACGTGCGCCATCGCGCGCGCGTGCGTGGAGCGCCACCGTCAGAAGGGCCACGACATCGTCTACATCCACCGCGTCAACCGCCAGGGCTTCAAGGCGGGCGCGCTGGAGAACGGCCTCAAGCTGGCCTCGGGCGAGTACGTGGCGGTGTTCGACGCGGACTTCGTCCCCAGCCCCGACTTCCTGATGCGCACGGTGCCCTTCTTCGCGGACGCGAAGGTGGGCATGGTGCAGGTGCGCTGGGGCCACCTGAACCGTGAGTTCAGCATCCTCACGCAGGCGCAGAGCATCTTCCTGGACGGGCACTTCATCATCGAGCACACCGCGCGCAACCGCGCCGGCTGCTTCTTCAACTTCAACGGCACCGCGGGCATCTGGCGCCGCTCCACCATCGCGGACGCGGGCGGCTGGCAGCACGACACGCTCACGGAGGACCTGGACCTGTCCTACCGCGCCCAGCTGAAGGGCTGGCAGTTCGTGTTCCTCCCGGAGGTCATCTCCCCGGCGGAGGTGCCGGTGGACATGAACGCCTTCAAGAGCCAGCAGCACCGCTGGGCCAAGGGCTCCATCCAGACGGCGAAGAAGCTGCTGCCCACCATCCTCAAGAGCGACCTGCCGCTGCTGGTGAAGCGCGAGGCCTTCTTCCACCTCACCAACAACATGGCCTACCTGTTGATGGTGCTCCTGTCCGTGCTGATGCCCATCAGCATGGTGGTGCGCTTCCAGCACGGCCTGTACGGCACGCTGTTTCTGGACCTGCCCTTCTTCATCACCGCGACGGCCAGCGTCTGCGTCTTCTACGTGGCCGCCCAGCGCGAGCGCGGCGTGAAGGGCTGGGAGCGCTTCAAGTACCTGCCCTTCCTGATGAGCCTGGGCATCGGCCTGGCCATCAACAACGCGAAGGCCGTGGGCGAGGCGCTGCTCAACCAGCAGTCGGGCTTCGCGCGCACGCCGAAGACGGGCGCGGAGGGCAAGAGCGTCAAGGCCGTGAAGAAGAGCTACCGGGGCAGCAAGACGCTGATGCCGGTGGTGGAGCTGCTCTTCGCCGCCTACTTCACCGGGGCGCTGTGGTTCGCCATCGACGCGCGCATCTACACGTCGGTGCCCTTCATCATCCTGTTCCTGGCGGGCTTCCTCTACGTGGGCGTGTCCAGCCTGATGCAGGGGCTGGCGGGCCGGGCCAAGGTGGCGGAGGCCGCCCCCGCCGTGGCGTCCTCCGAGGAGCAGCCGCGCCAGGCGGCCTGA
- a CDS encoding PEGA domain-containing protein, with translation MRRPFNRALHATLSGWLVGMLAVGPAAAQQQHVSLRLMPRTLPAAAGPRVAVVAIPVDASLEGEALALTHWAEQAVARSGRLELVRLTDALDAQGASTRQEKAVEGNAAFKDGAKAYDELDTVKALQSFDKAVKAYEQSDLSRAFPLLSRARVMKAATQVANGENKAAELEMRGVLAVDPRATFNPNYFPPEEIAFVEKERKAQLEGAQATLNVRTQPVPAQVFVDGTYKGVSPLTLTGLTRADHYVTLVAPGFAVTEGRAREGDASFTLTKLPVQQRYAALVERIAKNPDDEERDQALQELGVLAGVPQVLALVVRGGPGNAPLTVTGLRMDVADGHNQAYALGQVPRGDAMATGSEALLTGLVAQDAARVNGKPVKHFSSGGGVSRQTAGYVLLATGVALLAGGIYFGLEASSKADAFKTAPQGSSRADDLKSTGKTYALVADIGVVLGLVSAGAGSYLAFYKKGGGSSSSAPAPTTSERATPARDAKAMDKALPMPPPPPAARTEPAPKANAASTPAAEAAPANTPPPPVFDPPPQPPPSQPARKMTRKEREAEAKRQREEAARLKHEEEQRQKEEEARRKHEEEAKRKADEEAKRKAEEEAKRKREEEKKRPKLDEDDLRNY, from the coding sequence ATGCGACGTCCTTTCAATCGCGCGCTGCACGCGACGCTCAGTGGCTGGCTGGTGGGAATGCTGGCCGTGGGCCCCGCGGCCGCGCAGCAACAACACGTTTCTCTGCGGCTGATGCCGCGAACGCTGCCGGCGGCGGCGGGCCCCCGCGTGGCGGTGGTGGCCATTCCCGTGGATGCCTCGCTCGAGGGTGAGGCCCTGGCGCTGACGCACTGGGCGGAGCAGGCCGTGGCGCGCTCCGGCCGGCTGGAGCTGGTGCGGCTGACGGACGCGCTGGATGCCCAGGGCGCGAGCACGCGCCAGGAGAAGGCGGTGGAGGGCAACGCCGCGTTCAAGGACGGCGCCAAGGCGTACGACGAACTGGACACCGTGAAGGCGCTCCAGAGCTTCGACAAGGCGGTGAAGGCCTACGAGCAGTCGGACCTGTCGCGCGCGTTCCCGCTGCTCAGCCGCGCTCGGGTGATGAAGGCCGCCACGCAGGTGGCCAACGGGGAGAACAAGGCCGCGGAGCTGGAGATGCGCGGCGTGCTCGCGGTGGATCCGCGCGCGACCTTCAACCCCAACTACTTCCCGCCCGAGGAAATCGCCTTCGTGGAGAAGGAGCGCAAGGCGCAGCTGGAGGGCGCGCAGGCCACGCTGAACGTGCGCACGCAGCCCGTCCCCGCGCAGGTGTTCGTGGACGGCACCTACAAGGGCGTGTCCCCGCTGACGCTCACGGGCCTGACGCGCGCGGACCACTACGTGACGCTGGTGGCGCCGGGCTTCGCCGTGACGGAAGGGCGCGCTCGCGAGGGCGATGCGTCCTTCACGCTCACGAAGCTGCCGGTGCAGCAGCGCTACGCGGCGCTCGTGGAGCGCATCGCGAAGAACCCCGACGACGAGGAGCGCGACCAGGCGCTGCAGGAGCTGGGCGTGCTCGCGGGCGTGCCGCAGGTGCTGGCGCTGGTGGTGCGCGGCGGCCCGGGCAACGCGCCGCTGACCGTCACCGGCCTGCGCATGGACGTGGCGGACGGCCACAACCAGGCGTACGCGCTGGGCCAGGTGCCGCGCGGCGACGCGATGGCCACGGGCTCCGAGGCGCTCCTGACGGGGCTCGTCGCCCAGGACGCGGCGCGCGTCAACGGCAAGCCGGTGAAGCACTTCTCCAGCGGCGGGGGCGTGAGCCGTCAGACCGCCGGCTACGTGCTCCTGGCCACGGGCGTGGCGCTGCTGGCGGGAGGCATCTACTTCGGCCTGGAGGCCTCCTCGAAGGCGGACGCGTTCAAGACCGCGCCCCAGGGCAGCTCGCGCGCGGATGACCTGAAGAGCACCGGCAAGACGTACGCGCTGGTGGCGGACATCGGCGTGGTGCTGGGCCTGGTGTCCGCGGGCGCCGGCAGCTACCTGGCGTTCTACAAGAAGGGTGGGGGCTCGTCGTCCAGCGCCCCCGCGCCCACGACGTCCGAGCGCGCCACTCCGGCCCGTGACGCGAAGGCCATGGACAAGGCGCTGCCCATGCCGCCGCCCCCGCCCGCCGCCAGGACGGAGCCGGCCCCCAAGGCGAACGCCGCGTCCACGCCCGCCGCCGAGGCGGCCCCGGCGAACACGCCCCCGCCGCCCGTCTTCGATCCGCCCCCGCAGCCGCCGCCCTCGCAGCCCGCCCGGAAGATGACGCGCAAGGAGCGCGAGGCCGAGGCGAAGCGCCAGCGCGAGGAGGCGGCCCGCCTCAAGCACGAGGAGGAGCAGCGCCAGAAGGAAGAGGAGGCCCGGCGCAAGCACGAGGAAGAGGCGAAGCGCAAGGCGGACGAGGAGGCGAAGCGCAAGGCGGAGGAAGAGGCCAAGCGCAAGCGCGAGGAAGAGAAGAAGCGCCCCAAGCTCGACGAAGACGATCTCCGGAACTACTAG
- a CDS encoding murein hydrolase activator EnvC has translation MRRFVWLGVLLGATAAFAQQSEEVERSAIREKLAAQRATLALVEAKKLSVLEGMELMEDMAAFSRRRVRALEGDLNLFRRRVALAEREEAVLREALRAQLRRLSPRLRTLYRLQRRRPLEVLLSADDFAALMWRARALEASMAGDLELLRTVQHVATLQRQATLELKRLHSSLSQRVAFLQQQSKQAQAQQEALEEVVGKLAGEAELAKRAVRELEGADAELTRMLADLHEAPATSGFGALKGKLPRPVAGVVEVGFGRVVNPRFNTVTVQKGVDIRAPAGTPVHAVAEGTVVYAGWLRGYGNLLIVDHGDDFHTLVAHLSTIAVAVGARVAPGDVVGEVGDTGSLKGAYLYFEVRRAGQAVDPAPWLAPATAAAGTP, from the coding sequence ATGAGGCGCTTCGTGTGGCTCGGTGTGCTCCTGGGCGCGACCGCCGCGTTCGCCCAGCAGTCAGAAGAGGTGGAGCGCTCGGCCATCCGCGAGAAGCTGGCCGCGCAGCGCGCGACGCTGGCCCTGGTGGAGGCGAAGAAGCTGTCCGTGCTGGAGGGCATGGAGCTGATGGAGGACATGGCCGCCTTCTCCCGCCGCCGCGTGCGCGCGCTGGAGGGCGACCTGAACCTCTTCCGCCGCCGCGTCGCGCTCGCGGAGCGCGAGGAGGCCGTGCTGCGCGAAGCCCTGCGCGCCCAGTTGCGCCGGTTGTCCCCGCGCCTGCGCACGCTGTACCGGCTCCAGCGCCGCCGTCCGCTGGAGGTGCTCCTGTCCGCGGACGACTTCGCCGCGCTCATGTGGCGCGCGCGCGCGCTGGAGGCCAGCATGGCGGGCGACCTGGAGCTCCTGCGCACCGTGCAGCACGTGGCGACCCTCCAGCGGCAGGCGACGCTGGAGCTGAAGCGGCTGCACAGCTCGCTTTCACAGCGCGTGGCCTTCCTCCAGCAGCAGTCGAAGCAGGCCCAGGCGCAGCAGGAGGCGCTGGAGGAGGTCGTGGGGAAGCTGGCCGGCGAGGCGGAGCTGGCGAAGCGCGCCGTGCGCGAACTGGAGGGCGCGGACGCGGAGCTCACCCGCATGCTGGCGGACCTGCACGAGGCCCCCGCGACCAGCGGCTTCGGCGCCCTGAAGGGCAAGCTGCCCCGGCCCGTGGCCGGCGTCGTGGAGGTGGGCTTCGGCCGCGTGGTGAACCCGCGCTTCAACACCGTCACCGTGCAGAAGGGCGTGGACATCCGCGCTCCGGCGGGCACCCCCGTGCACGCCGTGGCCGAGGGCACCGTCGTCTACGCGGGCTGGCTGCGCGGCTACGGCAACCTCCTCATCGTCGACCATGGTGATGACTTCCACACCCTCGTCGCCCACCTCTCCACCATCGCCGTCGCCGTGGGCGCGCGCGTGGCCCCGGGCGACGTGGTCGGGGAGGTGGGGGACACCGGCTCCCTCAAGGGCGCCTACCTGTACTTCGAGGTCCGCCGCGCCGGGCAGGCAGTCGACCCCGCGCCCTGGCTGGCCCCCGCCACCGCCGCCGCCGGGACGCCCTGA
- the carF gene encoding plasmanylethanolamine desaturase, whose product MKKPDTIADKVRLQDAQTLAQGYSPAIRAMEIASIIAFVGLESALVYKLWSTHHTGPWLLILAVVLGYLAADFVSGLVHWMGDTWGSTEMPVLGKAFIRPFREHHVDEKAITRHDFVETNGNNCLVSLPVAALAVAVPLNGPGWVFLAAFLGAMIFWVMATNQFHKWSHLDAPPAIIGFLQRVHLILPPDHHRIHHTAPFNQYYCITVGWMNKPLKMIHFFPLMERLITWATGQLPRQDDIGTEAARALVAVDGAQEVPVLQAAKELLKASEEPAPSVSTRPLP is encoded by the coding sequence ATGAAAAAGCCGGACACCATCGCGGACAAGGTCCGCCTGCAGGATGCGCAGACCCTGGCGCAGGGCTACTCGCCCGCCATCCGCGCCATGGAGATCGCCTCCATCATCGCGTTCGTGGGGCTGGAGAGCGCGCTCGTCTACAAGCTCTGGAGCACCCACCACACGGGGCCGTGGCTGCTGATCCTGGCGGTGGTGCTGGGCTACCTGGCCGCGGACTTCGTGTCCGGCCTGGTCCACTGGATGGGCGACACCTGGGGCTCCACGGAGATGCCCGTGCTGGGCAAGGCGTTCATCCGCCCCTTCCGCGAGCACCACGTGGACGAGAAGGCCATCACCCGCCACGACTTCGTGGAGACCAACGGCAACAACTGCCTGGTGTCGCTGCCGGTGGCTGCGCTCGCGGTGGCCGTTCCGCTCAACGGCCCGGGCTGGGTGTTCCTGGCCGCGTTCCTGGGCGCGATGATCTTCTGGGTGATGGCGACCAACCAGTTCCACAAGTGGTCGCACCTGGACGCGCCGCCCGCGATCATCGGCTTCCTCCAGCGCGTGCACCTCATCCTGCCGCCGGACCACCACCGCATCCACCACACGGCGCCCTTCAACCAGTACTACTGCATCACCGTGGGCTGGATGAACAAGCCGCTGAAGATGATCCACTTCTTCCCGCTGATGGAGCGGCTCATCACCTGGGCCACCGGCCAGCTGCCGCGCCAGGACGACATCGGCACCGAGGCCGCCCGGGCGCTCGTCGCCGTGGACGGCGCGCAGGAGGTGCCCGTGCTCCAGGCGGCCAAGGAGCTGCTCAAGGCCTCCGAGGAGCCCGCCCCCAGCGTCTCCACGCGCCCCCTGCCCTGA
- a CDS encoding S41 family peptidase has protein sequence MTRFPKPWRMGFAALLLWGAPALAQKPADAAGRDESAYRQLELFARVLSYVENNYVESVDRKTLIQGAIQGMLDTLDPHTVFMPPEIFREMKIDTSGEFGGLGIEITRKGDRLVVVAPIDDTPAARAGIKAGDELLAIDGESTQGMDLARALQKMRGPAGGRVLLTLMRAGFNAPRELAILRDHIRIVSVEGALYDGIGHVKVKNFQDRTDQSLKKELDRLRALNGGKELDGLVLDLRNNPGGLLDQAVAMSDRFLPGNLPIVSTRGRDGRNASEERSRDRDTEKDYPMVVLVNAGSASASEIVAGALQDHGRAVIMGTQTFGKGSVQTIIELEDGSGLKLTIARYYTPKGRSIQEKGITPDFLVPEDASGKAGSDAPREKDLRRHFKAEPSQTTSEVAAPPKALPANLKDWAVTAKLADPQLKVALNYLHGLAPAPASRASGSTAGR, from the coding sequence GTGACCCGTTTCCCGAAGCCATGGCGCATGGGATTCGCCGCGCTCCTCCTGTGGGGGGCGCCCGCGCTCGCGCAGAAGCCGGCGGACGCGGCCGGCCGGGACGAATCCGCGTACCGCCAGCTGGAGCTGTTCGCGCGGGTGCTCTCCTACGTGGAGAACAACTACGTGGAGAGCGTGGACCGCAAGACGCTCATCCAGGGCGCCATCCAGGGGATGCTCGACACGTTGGATCCGCACACCGTCTTCATGCCGCCGGAGATCTTCCGGGAGATGAAGATCGACACGTCCGGCGAGTTCGGCGGCCTGGGCATTGAGATTACGCGCAAGGGTGACCGGCTGGTGGTGGTGGCGCCCATCGACGACACGCCCGCGGCGCGCGCCGGCATCAAGGCCGGGGACGAGCTGCTCGCCATCGACGGCGAGAGCACCCAGGGCATGGACCTGGCGCGCGCGCTCCAGAAGATGCGCGGGCCGGCGGGTGGCCGCGTGCTGCTCACGCTGATGCGCGCGGGCTTCAACGCGCCCCGGGAGCTGGCCATCCTGCGCGACCACATCCGCATCGTGTCCGTGGAGGGCGCGCTCTACGACGGCATCGGCCACGTGAAGGTGAAGAACTTCCAGGACCGCACGGACCAGTCGCTGAAGAAGGAACTGGACCGGCTGCGCGCGCTCAACGGCGGCAAGGAGCTGGACGGCCTGGTGCTGGACCTGCGCAACAACCCCGGCGGCCTGTTGGATCAGGCCGTGGCCATGAGCGACCGCTTCCTGCCGGGCAACCTGCCCATCGTGTCCACGCGCGGGCGCGACGGCCGCAACGCCTCCGAGGAGCGGAGCCGCGACCGCGACACGGAGAAGGACTACCCGATGGTCGTCCTGGTCAACGCGGGCAGCGCCTCCGCGTCCGAAATCGTCGCGGGCGCGCTCCAGGACCACGGCCGCGCCGTCATCATGGGCACGCAGACCTTCGGCAAGGGCAGCGTGCAGACCATCATCGAGCTGGAGGACGGCTCCGGCCTGAAGCTCACCATCGCGCGCTACTACACGCCCAAGGGCCGCAGCATCCAGGAGAAGGGCATCACGCCGGACTTCCTCGTGCCGGAGGATGCGTCCGGCAAGGCGGGGAGTGACGCGCCGCGGGAGAAGGACCTGCGGCGTCACTTCAAGGCGGAGCCGTCCCAGACGACTTCGGAGGTCGCGGCCCCGCCCAAGGCGCTGCCCGCGAACCTGAAGGACTGGGCGGTGACGGCGAAGCTCGCGGATCCACAGCTGAAGGTCGCGCTCAACTACCTCCATGGGTTGGCGCCCGCGCCCGCGTCCCGGGCCTCCGGGAGCACCGCGGGTCGCTGA
- a CDS encoding alpha/beta fold hydrolase: MDLLGGMQEVMRRVLVSRGVTSETVTVGGQAVHHYALEGQGKGPPVVLVHGLAGSANGFARTFLGLGKRFSRVLAPDLPGHGFSGEFCGGPICVQSHFDVLRGYVETVVKTPALVVGNSLGGAMAVNLAAEHPAWVKALALAAPAGAELTPQALAALLGHFAVKSSADVRALTRKLFHRPPLGALLLAPALRSLYTTPTVQALAADALATQASIAPQAVRDLKMPVLFLWGGSERLLPPEILAWYRQHLPAHAEVHVVDGFGHVPQMERPDAFVSHLVGFADRAGL; this comes from the coding sequence GTGGACCTGTTGGGTGGGATGCAGGAGGTGATGCGCCGCGTGCTGGTGTCGCGCGGCGTGACGTCGGAGACGGTGACCGTCGGTGGGCAGGCGGTGCACCACTACGCGCTGGAGGGGCAGGGCAAGGGGCCGCCGGTGGTGCTGGTGCACGGGCTGGCGGGGTCCGCCAACGGCTTCGCGCGCACGTTCCTCGGGCTGGGCAAGCGCTTCTCGCGCGTCCTCGCGCCGGACCTGCCGGGCCACGGCTTCTCCGGCGAGTTCTGCGGCGGGCCCATCTGCGTGCAGAGCCACTTCGACGTGCTGCGCGGCTACGTCGAGACGGTGGTGAAGACGCCCGCTCTCGTGGTGGGCAACTCGCTGGGCGGGGCCATGGCCGTCAACCTGGCCGCCGAGCATCCCGCCTGGGTGAAGGCGCTGGCGCTGGCGGCGCCCGCGGGCGCGGAGCTGACGCCGCAAGCCCTGGCGGCGCTCCTGGGCCACTTCGCGGTGAAGTCGAGCGCGGACGTCCGCGCCCTCACGCGCAAGCTCTTCCACCGTCCACCCCTGGGGGCGCTGCTGCTCGCGCCGGCGTTGCGCAGCCTCTACACGACGCCCACGGTGCAGGCGCTCGCGGCGGACGCGCTCGCGACGCAGGCGAGCATCGCGCCCCAGGCCGTGCGGGACCTGAAGATGCCGGTGCTCTTCCTCTGGGGCGGCAGCGAGCGGCTGCTGCCCCCGGAGATCCTGGCCTGGTACCGGCAGCACCTGCCCGCCCACGCGGAGGTGCACGTGGTGGACGGCTTTGGCCATGTGCCGCAGATGGAGCGGCCGGACGCGTTCGTGTCCCACCTGGTGGGCTTCGCGGACCGGGCCGGCCTCTAA
- a CDS encoding ABC transporter permease yields MSVLSKAAYFWRSAAGGLKHSPFVHFIAVSTIAIALFAAGLARGASHVVDNLLASLGGEVEVTLYLAPQLGEDEVHGVYSRVVELSHGEVTLVPPAAALQRLKRELGDLGEALSELPENPLPATLELRVPESRRSPSALAALAKELRALPGVTGVDYGEAAVERLSAIGRALSFGALVALVVVLGTTVVIVAATLQLAIYSRREEIEIQKLVGATDRFVKAPFLLEGLLQGLLGALVAVGGLWLFGRLMGPTLGSLFAFLLGPGVAAPWVETRTALELLVAGCALGLGGSFVAVGRFLRV; encoded by the coding sequence ATGAGCGTGCTGTCGAAGGCGGCCTACTTCTGGCGCTCGGCGGCCGGGGGACTGAAGCACTCGCCCTTCGTGCACTTCATCGCCGTGTCCACCATCGCCATCGCGCTGTTCGCGGCGGGGCTGGCGCGCGGCGCGTCGCACGTGGTGGACAACCTGCTCGCGTCGCTGGGCGGCGAGGTGGAGGTGACGCTCTACCTGGCGCCGCAATTGGGCGAGGACGAGGTGCACGGCGTGTACTCGCGCGTGGTGGAGCTGAGCCACGGCGAGGTGACGCTGGTGCCTCCGGCCGCGGCGCTGCAGCGGCTCAAGCGCGAGCTGGGCGACCTGGGCGAGGCGCTGTCGGAGCTGCCGGAGAACCCGCTGCCCGCGACGCTGGAGCTGCGCGTGCCGGAGTCGCGCCGTTCCCCCTCGGCGCTGGCGGCCCTGGCGAAGGAGCTGCGCGCGCTGCCCGGCGTCACCGGCGTGGACTACGGCGAGGCCGCGGTGGAGCGGCTGTCCGCCATCGGCCGCGCGCTGAGCTTCGGGGCGCTGGTGGCGCTGGTGGTGGTGCTGGGGACGACGGTCGTCATCGTGGCGGCCACGCTCCAACTGGCCATCTATTCGCGGCGCGAGGAGATTGAAATCCAGAAGCTGGTGGGCGCCACGGACCGCTTCGTGAAGGCGCCGTTCCTCCTGGAGGGGCTGCTCCAGGGGCTCCTGGGCGCGCTGGTGGCGGTGGGCGGGCTGTGGCTGTTCGGCCGGCTGATGGGGCCCACGCTGGGCTCGCTCTTCGCGTTCCTCCTGGGGCCGGGCGTGGCCGCGCCGTGGGTGGAGACGCGCACCGCGCTGGAGCTGCTCGTGGCCGGCTGCGCGCTGGGCCTGGGCGGCAGCTTCGTGGCGGTGGGGCGCTTCCTGCGCGTATGA
- the ftsE gene encoding cell division ATP-binding protein FtsE: MIQFFHVYKAYPGDPPVLQDINLNVEKGEFVFLTGPSGAGKTTLLKLIFCGEKATKGQILVGGKNIARIRESAVPYLRRNIGVVFQDFKLLPHRTVADNVGFTLDVLGVPRPEAREKVHRMLKLVGLEHKANSLPLRLSGGEQQRVVIARALVNDPTILLADEPTGNLDPALTVEIMDLLTDINIRGTTVMVATHDATLLSRYQKRTVRLERGLIVSDEDGVKAARRMLV; the protein is encoded by the coding sequence ATGATCCAGTTCTTCCACGTCTACAAGGCGTATCCCGGCGATCCGCCGGTGTTGCAGGACATCAACCTGAACGTGGAGAAGGGCGAGTTCGTCTTCCTTACCGGCCCGTCCGGCGCCGGGAAGACGACGCTGCTCAAGCTCATCTTCTGCGGGGAGAAGGCCACCAAGGGGCAGATCCTGGTGGGCGGCAAGAACATCGCGCGCATCCGCGAGTCGGCGGTGCCGTACCTGCGGCGCAACATCGGGGTGGTGTTCCAGGACTTCAAGCTGCTGCCCCACCGCACCGTCGCGGACAACGTGGGCTTCACGCTGGACGTGCTGGGCGTGCCCCGTCCGGAGGCGCGGGAGAAGGTGCACCGGATGCTCAAGCTGGTGGGGCTGGAGCACAAGGCGAACTCGCTGCCGCTGCGGCTGTCGGGTGGAGAGCAGCAGCGCGTGGTGATTGCGCGCGCGCTGGTGAACGACCCCACCATCCTCCTGGCGGACGAGCCCACGGGGAACCTGGACCCGGCGCTCACCGTGGAAATCATGGACCTGCTCACGGACATCAACATCCGGGGCACCACGGTGATGGTGGCCACGCACGACGCCACGCTGCTGTCGCGCTACCAGAAGCGCACGGTGCGCCTGGAGCGCGGGCTCATCGTCTCCGACGAGGACGGCGTCAAGGCGGCGCGGCGGATGCTCGTATGA